A window of Cryptomeria japonica chromosome 3, Sugi_1.0, whole genome shotgun sequence contains these coding sequences:
- the LOC131050168 gene encoding uncharacterized protein LOC131050168, which translates to MGALDLLWMLSKQSLTGLVIGLAISDRYASFVAIKGASMQPTLNPGSSNLFGSLEGDFVLLEKFCLEKYKFSRGDVVIFRSPYERNERFVKRLVALQGDWVSVPGTHDVVKIPEGHCWVEGDNQAPSLDSRLFGPIPLGLMMGRVTHVIWPPKRIGAIERRFPKERVSF; encoded by the exons ATGGGAGCATTGGATTTGTTATGGATGCTGTCAAAGCAGTCATTGACTGGTCTAGTAATTGGTCTAGCAATATCAGACAGATATGCAAGTTTTGTTGCAATTAAGGGTGCTTCCATGCAACCTACATTGAATCCTGGTTCTAGTAATCTATTTGGATCATTGGAAGGAGACTTTGTTTTGCTGGAGAAATTTTGTTTAGAAAAATACAAGTTTTCTCGTGgtgatgtggttatattcag ATCTCCATATGAGCGTAATGAGCGATTTGTAAAGAGACTGGTAGCCCTGCAAGGTGATTGGGTAAGTGTGCCTGGAACACATGATGTAGTGAAAATTCCCGAGGGTCATTGCTGGGTTGAAGGTGACAATCAAGCTCCAAGTCTTGACTCAAGATTATTTGGTCCT ATTCCCCTAGGGCTAATGATGGGTAGGGTTACTCATGTTATCTGGCCTCCAAAAAGAATAGGGGCAATTGAGAGACGATTCCCAAAGGAACGCGTATCTTTCTAA